A stretch of Henckelia pumila isolate YLH828 chromosome 4, ASM3356847v2, whole genome shotgun sequence DNA encodes these proteins:
- the LOC140866567 gene encoding uncharacterized protein, whose product MAPRRVLRQKDPEGAGQDGDQREPPPPPPPLPPAPPLIAFERASVDMLAGITRLLEHQADRPRKTREEDIAERFRRQDPKEFAGTTDPLVSEEWIRSLEMIFAYMGIQDADRVRCAIYMLKNDATLWWEGAVIGLDAAGMTWRDFRTVFFEKYFTEDVRGRLVRDFLTLRQGDRSLAKYVKQFERGCHFVPMIAEDEGERLRHFTDGLRPDIKHDVFMADVATYKAAVNKAYRSEIGRREMQAEYQRKRQFQQPSRGQSS is encoded by the coding sequence ATGGCTCCGAGGCGCGTTTTGAGACAGAAGGACCCCGAGGGTGCGGGCCAGGATGGTGATCAGCGGGAGCCACCTCCACCACCTCCACCACTGCCACCAGCTCCGCCACTTATAGCATTCGAGAGAGCTAGCGTGGACATGCTAGCAGGCATCACTAGGCTACTGGAGCATCAGGCTGATCGGCCTAGGAAGACTCGTGAGGAGGACATCGCTGAGAGGTTCCGCAGGCAGGATCCCAAGGAGTTTGCAGGGACAACTGATCCGTTAGTTTCTGAGGAGTGGATCCGATCGTTAGAGAtgatctttgcttatatggggattcAGGATGCTGACCGAGTTCGTTGCGCCATCTACATGCTGAAAAATGACGCaaccctttggtgggagggcgcCGTGATTGGATTGGATGCGGCGGGGATGACTTGGAGGGACTTCAGGACCgtgttctttgagaagtacttCACGGAGGATGTTCGAGGTCGTTTGGTCCGCGATTTTCTGACTCTCCGACAGGGAGACCGCTCTTTGGCCAAGTATGTGAAGCAGTTTGAGCGTGGGTGCCACTTTGTACCCATGATAGCCGAGGATGAGGGAGAGAGGCTTCGACACTTCACCGACGGCTTGAGGCCcgatatcaagcatgacgtaTTTATGGCCGATGTGGCGACGTATAAGGCAGCGGTGAACAAGGCGTATCGGTCGGAGATAGGGAGGAGAGAGATGCAGGCCGAGTATCAGAGAAAGAGGCAGTTCCAGCAGCCATCTCGGGGACAGTCTTCGTAG